GGCAGCAATGATTTTTAGCCAGAGGGCAATTCGCCCTAGATCAATCGCCGACCAGCCAATTTCTTCCCGCTTGTCGAGAGAACCATAATTCACCGGCATCAGGTTTTGGGAATTGTAGACCTTATTGGGAAGCTCTCCCTTATACAATTCCAGTTTGGCAAGAGTGGTCAACATCTTGCTCATGGTTGCTTTGAATTCCTTTTCTGAAATCAGGTCCAATTCTTTGGCACTGACCACAGCCGCCATTGCTGCACTTTGATCCCAAAGGGTCACCGATTGAAATTGATCAACCGAATTAGCCAAACCTGTGTCTGGATTAATATTGGTCTCAAAATAGCTCCAAGCCTTCTTGGCGACCTTTAGCTCAGCAGGGGATAGTTTACCGACATGTGCTGGGATATAAGGTGTGGTTGTTTTTGCAATTTCTTGTTTGCTCACCCGATCACCTGGAAATTTAATTGAGCGGGAATCAGGCTTTTCATTCTTGGCCTTGGGTTTCGCCTTGGTGGTGTCAGAGGTCTTTGAACTAGGAGCGGTAGCAGTGGTCGTAGGGCCAGACTCTTGAGTCGATTCCTTTTGGGAAAGATTGCCCGATAACATTTCTAAACCTGCGATCGCAGCGACGGCTGTCACTACCCCCCCTAAGTAGGTGAGAAAAGCAAGTTTTTTAGGTGGCATTTCGAAATTAGAATTCATGACTGCTCCCACTTGGAATAATGACTGAAATAGTCAGTGATTAGACAATATTGATTGGTAACTAGGACAACTGACTAGAGAAAGTTTTCTTAATTCTTGAAAATCAGAAAAAAATATCAATAATAATCGATTAAAATGAACTTTCTTTCGTTAAAAGAGGCTTGTCTGCTCTAGAATTCCCAACTTTACAATAGGTTTAACACTCTTAAAAAATTAAAAATCGATTCTCAACTGCCCAGAAAAGATATGGCTATTACTGGCCCCAGACCCACTTGAAATGATGTTGGTGAGAACATAACCAAAATCAAGCTCTACATTATCGGCCAAAGATGCTGTACATTTCGCTTGTAGTCCTCGACCAGTACTTTTTCCCCCATTCACGACTTGGTTACCAATAGAGGCAGCAAATTGGCAGGTTAAAGGGTCAAAAATTTTGCCTTTCCAACCCACTTCAGCGTTGTAGAGTAAAAAACTGAGGGGCGAAAAATAGCCACTCTCTGATTCTAGATCTTCCGCAAAGTTCCAGGTGAATACGTTCGCAGCGACAGAAAAAGGTCCGATTTTTCGTTCTAATCGACTAAAAGACTGGATTTCTTGGTTGCCATCATTGAAAAATCCAGCTTGGAGCAGCCCAAAGAAGGTGGTTTTGCTATCAATTTGCCAAAATACACTTGGACGAATTCGCCAATAGCTAATTTCATTCTCTAAAGTCGTGGTGTTGAATTTATAAGGACCATGCTCGACTTCTCCAGAAACCAAGACTTGTCCAAAAAGGGACGTTTTTGCTCCCACCTTAAAAGTAGGCTGAGGATCTAAACGGTTGAAGACTTCAGCACCCGCCGCCACATTGATGGAAACATCTCCAACTTCAGTCTCCCATCCTAAAATCAGCGGAATATTCTTGACGGGTTCTTGCCCTTCCTGGCTATAGGTGTTTACCCCTGTTGTAAAGGTGACAACATCTCCATTCCGAACCCGAAAAGTCACTATTTCTTCGATTTTTAGGTTTTCTTTGCCAAACTCATCGAAATCTAGCTTGAAATCAGTCGTCGAACTCTCTAAGACAATAAAAGACACCTGTGGATCATCAGCGGCTCCAATCGGGGTTAATTCAGTAGGGAACCGATCTAGAGGTGCTTTTTGAGGCGGCTGAAGGGGGAGGTCTGGAGGTACCGTAGGAGATTGAGCAGTCGTTTGTGCAGGAACCTTAGGTGTATCTTGCACCAGCACAGGCTGAGAAGTAGGTGAAATATTTTGCTGTGGTGGGGGCGAGGGAACGGATCGGAAACGAGGAGTAGATGAAGGGGAGGGACTATTCCGAGAAGATTCTGGAACAGTTGGTTGGGACCTTTGTTGTAGCGTTGGGGGCGGACCTGATGGACGGACAGCAGGGCTAGAATGAGGTGCTGGATGAGTAGGCATTGCCGCACCCCCTGTCGCAGAATCCTTGGGAAGAGTAGAAGAGGGTATATTTCGAGGAACGGGACCTGAAGGACGGACCGTTGGACTATGGGCAGGAGCACTATCAATGGGAGTTGCCGCACCTCCTTCAAAAGAATCGGGGAGGGAAGGGCGTGTTGGGATATCTATTGGTCGAGGAGCTGGACCTGATGGTCGGGCCGCCGGACTATGGGCTGGTGTTGCTGCACCGCCTTGAAAATCATCGGGTGAGGAGCGAGGAGGAATATTAGTTGACCGAAGAGCTGGACCTGAAGGACGGGCTGCTGGACTATTGGTAGGAGGTCTAGGGGTTGCCGCACCTCCGTGAAAATTATCTGATGAGGGCAGTGGTGAGGCTATTGGCTGAGGATCTGGACCTGAAGGACGGGCCGCTGGACTAATAATTAGTAAGGGTGAATTAGGTGGAACTGGGGATGGAGAATATGGCTGAGAATTCTCCACTAGCGGAACTCCATCCGCCTCTGCTGGAATATTCACATCAGTTGGAAATGAAGCTCCGCCTTGGGGGCCTGCTGCAGATGGGCTGGTCGGGGTAATGGTTGGCGAGGAGGGGAAAGGTTGGGGAGAAGCCTGGGGACGTGCAGGCTTTTTCTGAGAACGGTCAGGTTGATCAATAGGCTGGAGCAAACCGGGATTCAACTCATAGGGGCCTGCCACTAACATCGGCTGTTGAATCACAGGCGAGGATAACTCCTGAGCCTCTGGCGTATTGAGGTCAGTTTGACAGCCTAAGCATAGCGTTGCCAACACGGAAAGCATGAGAGATTAACTACCACAGAACAGGTCATAAGGGGAATTCAGCTAAAAAACCGACATTTTCTGAGAAAAATCAATCTGCCCCAGCTTAGAGTGCCCTGTAAGTTGTGGACTAACGCATCATTTTTCTGTCTGTTTAGAGGAAATAGGTCGCCATCCAGGTAATACACTTTGCCGTTGACGCGCCACGACTAGGGCATCATCACCGACATTCTTAGTAATTGTGGAGCCTGCCGCCACGGTAACATTTGCCCCTAAGGTGATCGGAGCCACTAAGACGCTGTTTGCACCTGTTTTGGTGCGATCGCCAATCAGAGTTGGATGTTTATTCACCCCGTCATAATTGGCAGTAATGGTTCCTGCACCAATATTGACCTGGGTTCCTAAAGTGGCATCCCCTAGATAAGACAGATGGGCAACGTTGGTGCGATCGCCAATGGTCGTTTTTTTCATTTCAACGAAATTACCGACCCGGCATTTCTCACCAATCTGTACATTCCCTCGCAGATGCGTATAAGGCCCTATCCGGGAGTTGTCGCCCACTCGGCTGTCCGAGATAACAGAATAAAGAACCTGTACATTAGCGCCAATATGGCTGTTCTCAATCAAACTCCCAGGACCGATACGGCTACCGGTATCAATTTTGGTATCGCCCCGTAGGTGGGTTTGGGGTTCGATAATGACGTCGGTCGCCAATTTAACGGTTTCATCGATGGTAATGCTGTCTGGATCCACAATTGTCACGCCAGCAGCAAGCCAATCATCCTTAATCCGATCTTGCAAAATCGTGTAGGCGGTGGCTAATTGTTTGCGATCGTTAATTCCTAGAATTTCTTGATAATCATCGACATCCAGAACCATAACTGGATCTAGATAGTTAACTGCATCGGTCAGATAATATTCTTTTTGATCATTTTCAGCTTTCAGGTTTGGTAACACTTCGGCTAAAGCCGACCAGCGAAAACAATAGACCCCTGCATTGATGCGTTGATTTTGACGTTGGGCGGGGGTACAGTCTCGATCTTCAATAATTTCTTGCAAATGCATTTGAGCATCGCAAAAGACCCGACCATAACCTTTGGGATTGGGCAATTGGGCTGTCAAAATGGTCGCTGCATTCTGATGCTCTTGATGGGTTGCCAACATCTTTTGCAACGTCCCAGGTCGGAGTAAGGGGACATCGCCGTTGAGGACGAGTAAGTCTCCTGTAAAGCCTTCCATCACAGGCAGCACTTGCTGGACGGCGTGGCCTGTGCCTAATTGCTCCGCTTGTTCCACAAATTCTAAGTGCGGCCAGCCTTGCATTTCTGTCCGCACTTGATCAGCGGAATAGCCCACAATCACAATCTGACGGGATGGAGAAAGGTTTTGGGTGCTGCTTAATACGCGCTCAACCAGGCTCTTACCCCCTAACTGATGTAGGACCTTGGGCAGGTTTGACCTCATACGTGTGCCTTTACCCGCTGCCAAAATTGCTACCGCGATCATGTCCTTGTCCTAGGGAGTCAACACTCACGGAGTATATCGTGCTTCTTCGCCAATAGAGACAACAGATTGTTGCTAAAGATAGGACGTGGGTTGCGACAAGGTTGGTTGCCCCGGACAACCTTCCCGAAAGCATCTAATTTGAGTCTCCATCCTTGGAATTGTGAACATAGAAAAATCAGGGTTTGAAATAGCGGATTGCTCAATGTATATTCTGACGGATTCTGGTCAGAAGGATTTGAGATTAGAAATGTTCAAGTTTTATTCTAAAAATAATTTTCTCGACGGCCTCTGGATATGGGCTATTGATGTTAGAGATCTATAATCGTCATCCATTATGGGAGGTGATATCCTGGCACTCTTGCTGGTGGATGAGGACGATATCTTTTACACACAACGCAAAATTCTACTCCCTACCAATCGGGCAATTGAGGCCTCTATTTCCTAGCATTTTTATGGCTATATCCTCAGACTGAATCTTGCAAATCATGGACACAAAGGCTAACTCTTCAGCACTGGCCAGATGAATATCACTGGCTTAGAGAAGACATGTATTTTTACCTATCATGTCTACTATGTCTTGCAGGTTACAACTTGTGGTATGGGAGAAAATAACCGCTTCAAAAATCATTCTCCAAATTTTCACAAATCTGAGCTTATATAAGGCTAGCAGAACTCAAAGACTAAGGAATCAAGAGTAAAAAAAAGGAAATCTGTAAATCTGCGAAATTATTATTAATAATCTGAGGCGTTGTTAGATTCTGATTATTTTCCAGAATTACATAGTAAACAACTTTAAGCTGTGCTGATTTTCTTAATCCTTTGTTGCTCAAAATCCAAAAAAATATGGCAGTATTAATACATTCAGGTGATATTTATAGAGAGACTTATTGATTTATGCCTAGGAAAAATAAGCAGACTAAGCCTTTAACAGGTGAGGCGTTAATTACGAAGGTCAAACAACTGAGTGATTTGACTCGTGAGGAGAAAGCGAAAGCCTGTGGATATATTTCCAATGAGTCAGATGGCTCAGAACGAGTGAAAGTGATGGCCTTCCTCAATGCTTTATTGGATGCAGAAGGCATTAATTTAGATCGGCATTCTGCTGATGGAGATGGCCGAGGTGGGCGCAAAGCCAGTTATAAGGTCAGTGTGCAGTCCAACGGTAATATTTTAGTTGGACGGACTTATACGAAAGCTTTGGAATTAGAGCCTGGGGATGAATTCGAAATTACCGTGGGTCGTAAGCATATTCATTTGAACAAGGTTGCTTAGTTGATATAACTGGCCCCTTAAATGCACTTATAGGCTCTGGTGTAGTGGGGAGGCCAACGACTTATCGACATTCTGTTAAGTTTCGCTTACATTCAATACCTACAAATCAACGGGTGGCTGGTCTTTAGATGCCATCCGTTTTTTTATGGGCGGGCTTATTCTTTGATTTCGCAAAGAATTAGTAATCCATTTCATTTTAGATAGATGGGGCTATTCATACTTGAAGGAAGTTCGCTGACAACTTCAAACACTGCATGAGCTGGTGACAGCAAGCAACCTAAAGCCAATGAAAAATCGAGGGCCATTACTCCGTTATCATCCCCGTTGCCAGATGTATCAGATTTGCGATCGCACCCCCATCATCCTCGTAAAAATCAAAACAAATGTACTATAATCCTCCAATCTATATCCCCCTAACCATAACCTCCCCACTGCTACCGCAGTCATTCACGCATCAATAGAGAACCCCATATGTCTCGCCTGCTCATTGTCGAATCCCCCGGAAAAATCAAGAAGCTGAGATCGATTCTCGGATCAGGCTGGCAAGTGCGGGCCTCCATCGGCCATATCAGACAGCTCGCTAACACAGGCACGGGCAACTTAGGGTTTGAGGCGAAAAACGGTCAGATCACCTGTAGCTATGAACCCAGAGACGACCGAGCCAAAAAGACCATCGCCGATCTTAAAACCGCTGCCAAACAGGCCGACGAGATTTTTATTGCCAGTGACCCAGACCGGGAAGGAGAAGTGATTGGGTGGCATATTGCCCAGGTACTTGGGATTAAAAAACCGAAGCGGGTGGTCTATCAAGAAATTACGGAACGAGCCGTTCGGCAAGCCATTGCCCATCCCAAGTCCTTAGATATGGATTTGGTAGAAGCGGGTCGCTGTCGAGATTGCCTAGACAAGCTCGTGGGCTATCGGGGGTCGCCGTTAGTCTGGCGCTTAAATAATGGTGCAAAGTCCGTCGGTAGAGTCCAGTCCGCAACCCTGCACTTGATTTGTCAGCGTGAACGCGAGATTCAAGTGTTTGTGCCCCAAGACTATTGGTCGGTATTTGTGGAATATGCCGAAGGGTTCAAAGCGTTTTATCACGGCAGCATGACCGGGAGCGAGTCAGACGAAACCACCATTGAGGATGCGGGGTCAGAGGCTAAAACGGAAGAATCTACCCGAGTCACCTCCCAGGCGGCAGCCGATGCCTTAGTTGAAATCGCCCAAACCCATCCCCACCAGATCCTCTCCATCGAAGGAAAGATCACTCCCAAAAAGCCCCCCGCTCCCTTTACCACCTCAGCTCTCCAACAAGCCGCTGGCTCGCGCCTTAAGTTCAGCCCAGAGCAAACGATGCAGGTGGCCCAAAAGCTCTATGAAGCGGGTCTGATCACCTACATGCGCACGGATTCAGTGATCTT
The genomic region above belongs to Acaryochloris sp. CCMEE 5410 and contains:
- the glmU gene encoding bifunctional UDP-N-acetylglucosamine diphosphorylase/glucosamine-1-phosphate N-acetyltransferase GlmU, producing the protein MIAVAILAAGKGTRMRSNLPKVLHQLGGKSLVERVLSSTQNLSPSRQIVIVGYSADQVRTEMQGWPHLEFVEQAEQLGTGHAVQQVLPVMEGFTGDLLVLNGDVPLLRPGTLQKMLATHQEHQNAATILTAQLPNPKGYGRVFCDAQMHLQEIIEDRDCTPAQRQNQRINAGVYCFRWSALAEVLPNLKAENDQKEYYLTDAVNYLDPVMVLDVDDYQEILGINDRKQLATAYTILQDRIKDDWLAAGVTIVDPDSITIDETVKLATDVIIEPQTHLRGDTKIDTGSRIGPGSLIENSHIGANVQVLYSVISDSRVGDNSRIGPYTHLRGNVQIGEKCRVGNFVEMKKTTIGDRTNVAHLSYLGDATLGTQVNIGAGTITANYDGVNKHPTLIGDRTKTGANSVLVAPITLGANVTVAAGSTITKNVGDDALVVARQRQSVLPGWRPISSKQTEK
- a CDS encoding AbrB family transcriptional regulator → MPRKNKQTKPLTGEALITKVKQLSDLTREEKAKACGYISNESDGSERVKVMAFLNALLDAEGINLDRHSADGDGRGGRKASYKVSVQSNGNILVGRTYTKALELEPGDEFEITVGRKHIHLNKVA